TGCCAGACGCCGATGAACGTGTAGGCGCCGAAGACGAGGACGGAGGCGCCGGTGGCGAGGCCGTCGAGGCCGTCGGTGAGGTTCACGCCGTTGGACATGGCGAGGATCATGAACAGCGCCCAGACCACGAACAGCACCGGGCCGATCGTCCAGCCGAAGTCGGTGATGAACGACAGCTTGGTGGAGGCAGGGGTGTTGCCGCGGGCGTCGGCGAACTGGAGCGACAGGACCGCGAAGGCGATACCCACGGTCAGCTGGCCGGCCATCTTGGCCTTGGCCCGCAGACCGAGCGACCGGCGCTTGACAATCTTGATGTAGTCGTCCAGGAAGCCGACCATGCCCATGCCGACCATGAGGCCGAGGACCAGCAGGCCCGAGAAGGTCGGGGTGGCCGCCTTGTCGGTGGTCCAGGTGGTGATCGCCTTGGACAGGAAGTACGCGGCGACGGTCGCCAGGATGAAGGCGATACCGCCCATCGTGGGCGTACCGCGCTTGCTGGCGTGCTCGCGCGGGCCGTCGTCGCGGATGTACTGCCCGTAGCCCTTGCGGGCGAGCAGCTTGATCAGCAACGGGGTGCCGATCAGCGTGAGGAAGAGACCAATGACTCCTGCGAACAGGATCTGCTTCATCATCGGGCAGCGACCTCACCCTCGGCACCGGTCGCGAGGAGCGCCTGCGCCACGCTCTCGAGACCGACCGACCGGGACGCCTTCACGAGTACGACGTCTCCCGGGCGCAACTCGCTGCGCAACAGGTCGACCGCCGCCTGTGCGTCGGACACGTGCACCGACTCCTCACCCCACGAACCCTCGTTATATGCGCCCAGTTGCAGCCAGGACGCTTCCCTGCCCCCGACCGCGACGAGCTTGCCGACATTGAGCCGGACGGCGAGCCGTCCGACCGCGTCGTGCTCGGCGAGCGCCTCGTCCCCCAGCTCGGCCATCTTGCCGAGCACCGCCCAGGTCCGCCGTCCCCTGCCCATGGCCGCGAGCGCGCGCAGGGCCGCTCGCATGGACTCGGGGTTGGCGTTGTAGGCGTCGTTGACGATCGTCACACCGTCCGGGCGCTCGGTGACCTCCATCCGCCAGCGGGAGAGG
The sequence above is a segment of the Streptomyces griseoviridis genome. Coding sequences within it:
- the mraY gene encoding phospho-N-acetylmuramoyl-pentapeptide-transferase — protein: MKQILFAGVIGLFLTLIGTPLLIKLLARKGYGQYIRDDGPREHASKRGTPTMGGIAFILATVAAYFLSKAITTWTTDKAATPTFSGLLVLGLMVGMGMVGFLDDYIKIVKRRSLGLRAKAKMAGQLTVGIAFAVLSLQFADARGNTPASTKLSFITDFGWTIGPVLFVVWALFMILAMSNGVNLTDGLDGLATGASVLVFGAYTFIGVWQYQESCANAQTLTNPNACYEVRDPLDLAVVSAALMGACLGFLWWNTSPAKIFMGDTGSLALGGVVAGLAILSRTELLVAIIGGLFVLITMSVVIQVGSFRLTGKRVFRMAPLQHHFELKGWSEVLVVVRFWIIQGICMIVGLGLFYAGWAADK